In a genomic window of Occallatibacter riparius:
- a CDS encoding ParA family protein, with the protein MNGEWPGELKPKRVVFPMAGKGGVGKTTVMATLAEWYASNGFKVAMFDMDPDNKAEGSLFSFFPDAHKLPALENWTYDKLLGVSLDSEADIVLADMGAAQGHRMIPWFRDFYRVMQDSGIPLRWTAIGVVDTDIASARSVLDWGEALQDGVDYLIVHNHHREDAISAWESPAIAGLVSAFRRAFSPMEIRMDARRPDLQKFMRIGCDTLTAVGDRKAKAPELRAPDMMLRARTYRFRAFNEFATVQRVLLP; encoded by the coding sequence ATGAATGGAGAATGGCCCGGAGAACTTAAGCCCAAACGGGTGGTCTTTCCGATGGCGGGCAAAGGTGGCGTTGGAAAAACAACAGTGATGGCAACGTTGGCCGAGTGGTATGCGAGCAACGGATTCAAGGTGGCCATGTTCGATATGGACCCGGACAACAAGGCTGAAGGATCGCTCTTTTCATTTTTCCCGGATGCTCACAAGCTGCCCGCCCTTGAGAACTGGACATATGACAAATTGCTGGGAGTGTCGCTGGACTCGGAGGCGGACATCGTCCTGGCAGACATGGGCGCAGCGCAAGGCCATCGGATGATTCCGTGGTTTCGCGATTTTTACCGCGTAATGCAGGATTCGGGAATTCCTCTGCGCTGGACGGCAATCGGCGTGGTAGACACCGATATTGCATCGGCCCGGTCGGTTCTCGATTGGGGTGAGGCGCTGCAGGACGGCGTGGATTACCTGATCGTCCACAACCATCATCGCGAGGACGCGATTTCGGCGTGGGAGAGTCCAGCGATCGCAGGGCTTGTTTCCGCTTTTCGGCGGGCGTTCTCTCCAATGGAAATCCGCATGGACGCGCGTAGGCCCGATCTCCAGAAGTTCATGCGGATCGGCTGTGACACGCTCACCGCGGTCGGGGACCGAAAGGCGAAGGCGCCGGAATTGAGAGCGCCCGACATGATGCTGCGTGCGCGAACCTATCGGTTCCGAGCATTCAACGAATTCGCGACTGTTCAGAGGGTCCTTTTGCCATGA